One genomic window of Cupriavidus malaysiensis includes the following:
- the tssG gene encoding type VI secretion system baseplate subunit TssG — translation MFQGPDDIGPPARPTHNATSHYAGVAPWKLSFLGLLRGLSARHPDLPPVGRASRPQAEPFRIGQTAALTFAPREIAKLEAGENGLRIQLFGLGMLGPNGALPLHMTEIVRERSAAHRDDTIAAFLDLFHHRALTQFYRAWAGSQATAGLDREGEEVFSRYIGWLAGHEAGEIGSSPLPPHARLAASAHHVRESRNPDGIVGALAHFFGVPVRLDEFVLHWIALDPAEHSHLGRPGAASIMGQGALLGESVPDRQHRFRLVIGPLDLQQYLDFTPKGRDLPVLVDWVRSFVGFEFEWEVELQVRPNAAPPAVLGAQEQLGWSTWLGESDASRPISGMVFQPEQYVTRSAMEQR, via the coding sequence ATGTTCCAAGGTCCCGATGACATCGGCCCGCCGGCCAGGCCCACGCACAACGCCACCAGCCACTATGCGGGTGTGGCGCCGTGGAAACTGAGTTTCCTCGGCCTGCTGCGCGGCCTCTCGGCGCGCCATCCGGACTTGCCTCCAGTCGGCCGCGCATCACGTCCGCAAGCGGAACCGTTCCGCATCGGACAGACCGCTGCCCTCACCTTCGCACCGCGGGAAATCGCAAAGCTGGAGGCGGGTGAGAACGGGTTGCGTATTCAGTTGTTCGGGCTCGGTATGCTCGGTCCCAATGGCGCGCTCCCGCTACACATGACGGAGATCGTGCGCGAGCGTAGCGCAGCACACCGCGACGATACGATCGCCGCCTTTCTCGATCTCTTCCACCACCGGGCGTTGACACAGTTCTATCGCGCCTGGGCAGGCTCGCAGGCGACCGCCGGCCTCGACCGGGAAGGCGAGGAAGTGTTCTCCCGCTATATCGGCTGGCTCGCCGGCCACGAGGCCGGTGAAATCGGCAGCAGTCCGCTGCCGCCGCATGCGCGCCTGGCTGCCAGCGCCCACCACGTGCGCGAATCGCGCAACCCGGACGGCATCGTCGGCGCGCTCGCCCACTTCTTCGGCGTTCCGGTGCGGCTGGACGAATTCGTGCTGCACTGGATCGCCCTGGATCCGGCCGAGCACAGCCACCTAGGCCGCCCCGGCGCAGCGAGCATCATGGGCCAAGGCGCGTTGCTGGGCGAGTCGGTGCCCGACCGTCAGCACCGGTTCCGGCTGGTGATCGGCCCGCTGGACCTGCAACAGTACCTCGACTTCACGCCCAAGGGCCGGGACCTGCCGGTGCTGGTCGATTGGGTACGCAGCTTCGTCGGCTTTGAATTCGAATGGGAAGTCGAACTGCAGGTTCGGCCGAACGCCGCACCGCCTGCCGTGCTCGGCGCGCAGGAGCAACTGGGCTGGTCCACCTGGCTCGGTGAGTCGGACGCCAGCCGCCCTATCTCAGGGATGGTCTTCCAGCCCGAACAATACGTCACCCGATCAGCCATGGAACAACGATGA
- a CDS encoding ImpA family type VI secretion system protein: MKARTKSPKSVPAAKIRFANLALPVDAAVPCGRDLEYDPEFVVLMAKAAPRESAQYGNFVAPADPLNWTELERDCQRLLLRSKDIRLLTLFLRCRTRLEQAEGLRDGLALLCALLTAYPAQIHPQLEVDGEQDPALRANALAALTDLEGLLSDVREISLGGNATTRLQIRDIERALGAPRPHDALAPDAVRQQLEAYRQQGLATIAALDQACALAQSVQRWCEANLPGDAPDLSPLLRLLHLVGNPELAQPAALCDESSFGTSAPTHLPSPPPGSLDTGVATDLPQNASDVPTGREAAVVQVRAAREWFENHEPSSPVSLLLRQAEHLAGKPFAEVFQAIPPDLVTRWTQETP, encoded by the coding sequence ATGAAGGCAAGGACCAAGTCACCCAAGTCAGTGCCTGCTGCCAAGATACGGTTCGCAAACCTGGCATTGCCGGTGGATGCTGCAGTTCCTTGCGGCCGCGACCTCGAATACGATCCCGAATTCGTGGTACTCATGGCTAAAGCCGCTCCACGCGAATCAGCGCAGTATGGGAACTTCGTCGCGCCAGCCGATCCACTGAACTGGACGGAACTGGAACGTGACTGCCAGCGGCTGCTGTTGCGCAGCAAGGATATCCGCCTGCTGACGCTCTTCCTGCGTTGCCGCACGCGGCTGGAGCAAGCCGAAGGACTGCGCGATGGCCTGGCCCTGCTGTGTGCCTTGCTGACAGCCTATCCAGCCCAGATTCATCCGCAGCTCGAGGTGGACGGCGAGCAGGATCCCGCCCTGCGCGCCAATGCACTCGCAGCACTCACCGACCTGGAAGGCTTGCTGTCCGATGTGCGCGAAATCAGCCTTGGCGGCAACGCCACCACGCGCCTTCAAATTCGGGACATCGAGCGCGCGCTGGGCGCCCCGCGTCCGCACGACGCACTGGCGCCCGATGCCGTCAGGCAACAGCTGGAAGCCTACCGGCAGCAGGGTCTGGCAACGATTGCGGCGCTGGACCAGGCTTGCGCGCTGGCACAGTCCGTCCAGCGTTGGTGCGAGGCAAACCTGCCGGGCGATGCGCCCGACCTCAGTCCGCTGCTCCGCTTGCTGCACCTCGTCGGTAATCCGGAGTTGGCGCAGCCTGCCGCCTTGTGCGACGAATCTTCCTTTGGCACTTCCGCCCCCACGCACTTGCCCTCGCCGCCGCCTGGCTCGCTCGACACGGGCGTTGCCACCGACCTCCCGCAGAACGCCTCCGACGTGCCAACCGGCCGCGAGGCCGCCGTCGTGCAGGTCCGCGCTGCGCGCGAATGGTTCGAGAACCATGAGCCGAGCAGCCCCGTCTCGCTGCTGCTTCGTCAGGCCGAGCACCTCGCAGGCAAGCCCTTTGCCGAGGTATTCCAGGCCATCCCGCCCGACCTCGTCACACGCTGGACACAGGAGACGCCATGA
- a CDS encoding type VI secretion system Vgr family protein codes for MGSRDLPLHPRRSITVKGPGLPLVPGGSLTLSRLKGRDGINTLFAYEIELKTPDHSHVRIGPGANLDLEAMQGKELTLEIELDGTGIGLSGGIGAGTREITGLVDEVRGPFLVGRQFAYRLTLRPWLWLSTLTTDHKIFQHKTVVEILDALLTDYNFPVEKRLDVARYPKREYQVQYGETDYAFFKRLTEEWGISWFFEHSDGRHRLVLSDGNGAFRRFASPAYHTLRWYRSADRIDEEHLFDFRLVDKLVSGKWTSNDYDFVKPRADLTVGTADPRDTAHADGEMVAWPGTHAQPATDNDPWREGDMLSRIRIESIRQHGSRAKGRGNLRGMAPGHTFKLANHPSRQANREYLVLATRLEIEDVAEASGQGQQWRCEVDFDAQPSSEIFRPDCEQARARTFGPQTATVVGPGNQELWVDQFGRVKVQFHWDRIGQHNEHSSCWIRAASNWQGDNYGAIQLPRIGQEVIVDFLTGNADCPIITGRVANRVNMPPWALPAQHALSGFRSKELFGERHNTLVQDDTQGQIQTQISSDHQASMLSMGYMIRIPDHDGRKDRRGEGYELRTDGWGCARAGAGMLITTEARQNACGHHKDLSETAARLKSGQDIQRSLGESADAQQALAGEQVAVADALHAQNEAIHGSGEQDELEQPALVLASPAGIAATAGKDIHLHAARHTALSTGEHLALATHKSFLASARDSLVLFARRRGLRFIAAKGKIEVQAQSDDIEAIAQRVLRLISAQERIEIASPQAVTFSVGGSFLKITDGGIVEGTTGTWRAHAAAHDLPGPKSMRTVVGVPPSDVCLPCAVQAAREGAAITERGNSGPRA; via the coding sequence ATGGGCTCTCGCGACTTGCCACTCCACCCGCGGCGCTCCATCACGGTCAAGGGCCCCGGCCTGCCGCTTGTCCCTGGTGGCTCTCTCACTCTTTCACGCCTCAAGGGGCGGGACGGTATCAACACGCTCTTTGCGTATGAGATCGAGCTCAAGACGCCCGATCATTCACACGTCCGCATCGGGCCGGGAGCCAACCTGGACCTGGAGGCCATGCAGGGTAAGGAGCTCACGCTCGAGATCGAGCTCGACGGCACTGGCATCGGACTGTCCGGTGGCATCGGCGCCGGGACCCGGGAAATCACGGGGCTCGTCGATGAAGTGCGCGGCCCCTTCCTCGTCGGGCGTCAGTTCGCATATCGGCTCACGCTGAGGCCCTGGCTATGGCTCTCCACCCTCACCACCGACCACAAGATCTTCCAGCACAAGACCGTTGTCGAGATCCTGGATGCCCTTCTCACCGACTACAACTTTCCAGTGGAGAAACGGCTGGATGTGGCGCGTTACCCGAAGCGGGAGTATCAGGTGCAGTACGGGGAGACCGACTATGCCTTCTTCAAGCGGTTGACCGAGGAATGGGGAATCTCCTGGTTCTTCGAGCACTCCGATGGCAGGCACCGGCTTGTGCTGAGCGATGGAAATGGCGCCTTCCGACGCTTTGCGAGCCCGGCCTATCACACCCTGCGCTGGTACCGCAGCGCGGACCGGATCGATGAAGAACACCTGTTCGACTTCCGGCTCGTGGACAAACTGGTATCGGGGAAGTGGACGAGCAACGACTACGATTTCGTGAAGCCGCGAGCTGACCTGACCGTTGGCACCGCCGATCCGCGGGACACTGCTCACGCCGACGGCGAGATGGTAGCTTGGCCCGGCACGCACGCACAGCCGGCGACGGACAACGACCCCTGGCGCGAGGGCGATATGCTATCGCGTATCCGCATCGAATCGATCCGGCAGCATGGCAGCCGCGCCAAGGGCCGTGGGAATCTGCGCGGCATGGCTCCGGGGCACACTTTCAAGCTCGCCAACCATCCAAGCCGGCAAGCGAATCGGGAGTATCTCGTTCTCGCAACCCGCCTCGAGATCGAGGATGTGGCCGAAGCCTCCGGCCAGGGTCAGCAATGGCGATGCGAGGTGGATTTCGATGCCCAGCCAAGCAGCGAGATCTTCAGACCCGATTGCGAGCAGGCGCGAGCGCGCACGTTCGGGCCGCAAACGGCAACGGTCGTCGGGCCCGGGAACCAAGAGTTGTGGGTGGACCAGTTCGGCCGGGTCAAGGTGCAGTTCCACTGGGACCGCATCGGCCAGCACAACGAGCATAGCTCCTGCTGGATACGTGCCGCCTCCAACTGGCAAGGCGACAACTATGGCGCCATTCAACTGCCGCGTATCGGCCAGGAAGTCATCGTCGATTTCCTCACCGGAAATGCCGATTGCCCCATCATCACCGGGCGTGTCGCCAACCGGGTCAATATGCCGCCTTGGGCACTGCCCGCTCAGCATGCCCTGTCGGGATTCCGCAGCAAAGAGCTGTTTGGCGAGCGGCACAACACCTTGGTGCAGGATGACACCCAGGGGCAGATCCAAACGCAGATCAGCAGCGACCACCAGGCCTCGATGCTGAGCATGGGGTACATGATCCGCATACCTGACCATGACGGACGCAAGGACAGGCGCGGCGAAGGGTACGAACTGCGTACCGATGGCTGGGGCTGCGCTCGCGCAGGGGCCGGGATGCTGATCACCACAGAGGCCCGCCAGAATGCCTGCGGGCATCATAAGGACCTGAGTGAAACCGCGGCGCGGCTCAAAAGCGGTCAGGACATCCAGCGCTCGCTGGGAGAATCCGCAGACGCTCAGCAGGCGCTGGCAGGTGAACAGGTCGCCGTTGCCGATGCACTCCATGCGCAGAACGAAGCCATCCACGGCAGTGGAGAGCAGGACGAACTGGAACAGCCGGCACTCGTTCTGGCCAGTCCGGCCGGCATCGCCGCGACCGCCGGCAAAGACATCCACCTGCACGCTGCCCGGCACACGGCGCTCTCGACCGGCGAGCATCTGGCACTGGCGACGCACAAGAGTTTCCTCGCCAGCGCGCGCGATAGCCTGGTGCTCTTCGCTCGCCGGCGCGGTCTGCGCTTCATCGCGGCCAAGGGAAAGATCGAGGTCCAGGCCCAGAGCGACGACATCGAGGCGATTGCGCAGCGGGTGCTGCGGCTCATCAGTGCCCAAGAGCGTATCGAGATTGCATCGCCCCAGGCCGTGACCTTTTCGGTTGGAGGCAGTTTCCTGAAGATCACCGACGGCGGCATCGTGGAAGGCACGACAGGCACGTGGAGAGCGCATGCCGCGGCACACGACCTGCCTGGGCCGAAGTCGATGCGTACCGTTGTCGGCGTGCCGCCGTCGGATGTTTGCCTGCCGTGTGCCGTACAGGCGGCCCGGGAAGGTGCCGCAATCACGGAGCGTGGCAACTCGGGACCTCGCGCATGA